GAAACAAATTTTTTCATAAATTCTTCCTAATAAAGAATTTTTTATGGTTAGTTTAACCATAAGATAAATTTCATATACAAATTAGGAAAAGGCCACCCTAAGCGGCCTTATGCAGTCAATCTTTTTCTACCTTTTAAGCGTCTTCTCTTTAGTACATTGCGGCCGGTCTTAGTAGACATCCGTTTTAAAAAACCATGAACCCTTTTATGTCTGCGGTTCTTGGGTTGATATGTGCGCTTCATACATAAACACCTCCTTTAA
This genomic interval from Desulforamulus reducens MI-1 contains the following:
- the rpmH gene encoding 50S ribosomal protein L34, which encodes MKRTYQPKNRRHKRVHGFLKRMSTKTGRNVLKRRRLKGRKRLTA